From Candidatus Bathyanammoxibius amoris, the proteins below share one genomic window:
- a CDS encoding tetratricopeptide repeat protein produces MRMVLTCVTVLVVISSGTFLVADDKQNVPARNMSSVEIQTHFTQAHNFAEYGAYRDAIREYKIVIAAAPNLAEAHFELGLVYVNTGRLDDAIREFEKTLELNPNHTRTPYELALAYYDKDMSDEGIALCQKYLTGHEDRGNLYSLLGVFYIKKGDTDKAIIEFKNQIKAGHHPEMGYLNLGMALVKKGNYDEAIEAFKESITLNARNPRVHYQLANAYEQKGMKDEAEKEMTEQKKLMRR; encoded by the coding sequence ATGCGAATGGTTCTTACGTGTGTAACAGTACTCGTGGTCATTTCATCCGGGACGTTCCTTGTCGCGGACGACAAGCAGAACGTGCCAGCCAGGAACATGTCTTCTGTCGAAATCCAGACACATTTTACACAGGCCCATAACTTTGCAGAATACGGCGCGTACCGGGACGCCATCCGCGAATACAAGATAGTCATCGCGGCGGCACCCAACCTTGCCGAGGCCCACTTCGAACTCGGCCTTGTCTACGTAAACACAGGCAGGCTTGACGATGCGATACGCGAATTCGAGAAGACTCTGGAGCTGAACCCTAACCACACAAGGACACCCTACGAACTTGCGCTGGCCTACTACGATAAGGACATGTCAGACGAGGGTATAGCATTATGTCAAAAATACCTGACGGGCCACGAAGACAGAGGGAATCTCTACTCCCTCCTGGGCGTGTTCTACATAAAAAAAGGTGACACGGACAAGGCCATCATTGAGTTCAAGAATCAGATAAAGGCCGGCCATCACCCTGAAATGGGCTATCTGAACCTGGGAATGGCCCTCGTCAAAAAAGGCAACTATGACGAAGCCATCGAGGCCTTCAAGGAGTCTATCACCCTGAACGCCCGTAATCCCAGGGTCCATTACCAGTTGGCGAACGCGTACGAACAGAAGGGGATGAAAGACGAGGCAGAGAAGGAAATGACTGAACAGAAAAAACTTATGCGCCGGTAG
- a CDS encoding shikimate kinase — MNLILIGFRGTGKTVLGKLAAGQLGWEFIDADDYLEEKTGRGIFSIFDEDGEKGFRRIEESVIAELCGMEHKVIAAGGGAVLSKKNVKNMKTGGMVILLEADADTIYERLKSDVKTRSQRPRLTDRDLHDEIVHLLKYRRKYYGKAADHKVDTSRKTLEELAGEIVTAFEEELHE, encoded by the coding sequence ATGAACCTGATACTTATCGGTTTTAGAGGCACGGGCAAGACAGTCCTGGGGAAACTGGCCGCGGGGCAACTGGGCTGGGAGTTCATAGACGCCGATGACTATCTTGAGGAGAAGACGGGCAGGGGCATATTTAGTATATTTGACGAGGACGGAGAGAAGGGGTTCAGGCGGATAGAAGAATCGGTAATCGCCGAGTTGTGCGGGATGGAGCACAAGGTCATCGCCGCAGGCGGCGGCGCGGTTCTCAGCAAGAAGAATGTAAAGAATATGAAGACGGGCGGTATGGTAATCCTCCTTGAGGCCGATGCCGACACCATATACGAACGCCTCAAGTCAGACGTTAAGACCCGCAGCCAGCGCCCGCGGCTCACCGACAGGGACCTCCATGATGAAATCGTCCATCTGCTCAAGTACCGCAGGAAATATTACGGCAAGGCCGCCGACCACAAGGTAGACACCTCACGGAAGACCCTGGAAGAATTGGCAGGAGAGATAGTAACCGCCTTTGAAGAGGAACTTCATGAGTAA
- a CDS encoding tetratricopeptide repeat protein, which translates to MNTLSMKRALLILTWTFLLAASSPVTDTRAWGETDAERYFNQALQDCETGSYETALDAAKKALELEPDSPRAFNYLGIIHKRLGHLEEATSYFKKAMEADPGFAPAYSNLGTIYLDSGTIDEAIEMHKKAVELVPKGAGFHNNLALALEKKGMTEDAAMVAMHATALAPQLAEPHWNLGRLCLKKKMYFKAISELEKATQIAPDLTPARHLLVRAYISQNVLKKAEDECMKLLESNPQDALAHANLGVIYGRKGLTKEAVQEIQKALDMHPGLAVAHIALGDLYVKEKRFNEALSEYEEAIKSDPDLADAHLGIANLYNSAGMLDEALSDFKEAARLDPHNPDAHKGLAYTYELKGMVEEADKEYDIYEAYMKLR; encoded by the coding sequence ATGAATACACTATCTATGAAACGCGCGCTTTTGATTCTAACGTGGACGTTCCTGCTTGCCGCATCCTCTCCCGTAACAGACACAAGGGCCTGGGGTGAGACAGACGCAGAACGTTACTTTAACCAGGCATTGCAAGACTGTGAGACGGGTTCGTATGAGACGGCTCTGGATGCCGCGAAAAAGGCCCTTGAACTGGAGCCTGATTCCCCCAGGGCCTTTAACTACCTTGGCATAATCCACAAGAGACTGGGGCACCTTGAAGAGGCCACATCATACTTCAAGAAGGCCATGGAAGCCGACCCGGGGTTTGCCCCGGCCTATTCCAACCTGGGGACAATCTATCTGGACAGCGGCACGATAGACGAGGCAATTGAAATGCATAAGAAGGCGGTAGAGCTGGTCCCAAAGGGCGCGGGGTTTCACAACAACCTTGCGCTGGCCCTGGAGAAGAAGGGGATGACAGAGGATGCCGCGATGGTGGCGATGCATGCCACAGCCCTCGCCCCCCAACTGGCCGAACCACACTGGAACCTCGGGAGGTTGTGCCTCAAGAAAAAGATGTATTTTAAGGCCATCTCCGAGCTTGAAAAGGCCACTCAAATAGCGCCAGACCTTACTCCCGCCCGCCACCTGCTGGTCAGGGCCTACATCTCCCAGAACGTCCTCAAAAAGGCGGAAGATGAGTGCATGAAACTCCTTGAGTCGAACCCTCAAGACGCCTTGGCCCACGCGAACCTGGGTGTCATTTACGGAAGGAAGGGGTTGACGAAGGAGGCCGTCCAGGAGATACAAAAGGCCCTCGACATGCACCCCGGCCTGGCGGTCGCCCACATTGCGCTGGGAGACCTGTACGTAAAGGAAAAGAGATTTAACGAAGCCCTCTCCGAGTATGAGGAAGCGATAAAGTCCGATCCTGACCTTGCTGACGCCCACCTGGGTATTGCCAACTTGTATAACTCGGCGGGTATGCTTGATGAGGCCTTGTCCGATTTTAAAGAGGCTGCAAGGCTCGACCCGCACAACCCGGACGCCCATAAAGGCCTTGCCTATACCTATGAACTCAAAGGTATGGTAGAGGAGGCCGACAAGGAATACGATATATACGAAGCGTATATGAAGCTGCGCTAG
- a CDS encoding trehalose-6-phosphate synthase, giving the protein MKTEEELRAFVSSELEDSIHIVVSNREPYTHVFDGDEIRCIETLGGVTIALRPVIKACGGTWVAHGSGTADREVVDRKGRLRVPQENPSFTLRRVWLSKKEEYGYYYGFCNKGLWPLCHTAYVRPTFDREDWEYYKKVNLKFADTILDEIGDRPAQIFIQDYHFALLPRMLRKKRPENMVIIQFWHIPWPNPEAFSICPWRQEILKGLLGNDLIGFQVQGHCNNFLDTIDRELEARVDRERFAVFSGGEQTLVQPFPISLDFEEYSQYARSQGVETEMETLSRRLRLKEKLIGVGVDRIDYTKGIIERLQALDKFLERNPKYHKRFVFIQIGAPSRIHIEAYKRLAANIEDTVAEINWKYQKDTWKPIIYLKEHTVRQTIVALFRLADFCLVSSLHDGMNLVAKEFVATRKDNKGVLILSRFTGAAVELRDALLINPFAIDDVADTIKRALEMSEKEQGRRMRKMRQTVKENNIYNWIGSIIEETSNLGR; this is encoded by the coding sequence ATGAAAACGGAAGAAGAACTGCGCGCGTTTGTATCCTCCGAGCTCGAAGATTCCATCCACATAGTAGTCTCGAACCGGGAGCCGTACACCCACGTCTTTGACGGGGACGAGATACGCTGTATAGAGACCCTGGGCGGTGTGACCATAGCATTGAGACCCGTGATTAAGGCGTGCGGCGGGACGTGGGTAGCCCACGGCAGTGGCACGGCGGACAGGGAAGTCGTGGACAGAAAAGGCAGGTTAAGGGTACCGCAGGAAAACCCAAGTTTCACCCTCAGAAGGGTATGGCTCTCGAAGAAGGAAGAATATGGATACTACTACGGGTTTTGTAATAAGGGTCTCTGGCCCCTCTGCCACACAGCATACGTGCGGCCGACTTTCGACAGGGAGGATTGGGAGTACTATAAGAAGGTCAACCTGAAATTCGCCGATACCATACTGGACGAAATCGGCGACAGGCCCGCGCAGATATTTATACAGGACTACCATTTCGCGCTGCTGCCACGGATGCTGAGAAAAAAGAGGCCGGAGAACATGGTTATAATCCAGTTCTGGCACATCCCGTGGCCGAACCCCGAGGCCTTCAGTATATGTCCCTGGAGGCAGGAGATCCTCAAGGGGCTGCTGGGAAACGACCTCATCGGGTTTCAGGTACAGGGCCACTGTAATAACTTTTTAGATACCATTGACAGGGAACTGGAGGCCAGAGTGGACAGGGAACGCTTTGCGGTCTTCAGCGGCGGCGAGCAGACACTGGTGCAACCTTTCCCCATAAGCCTCGATTTCGAAGAATACAGCCAGTATGCCCGGAGCCAGGGGGTTGAGACGGAGATGGAGACCCTGTCACGAAGGTTGAGACTGAAGGAAAAGCTCATCGGTGTAGGGGTTGACCGTATAGATTACACCAAGGGCATAATCGAGAGACTGCAAGCCCTGGATAAGTTTCTCGAGCGCAATCCCAAGTATCATAAGCGGTTTGTATTTATACAGATTGGCGCGCCGAGCCGTATCCACATAGAGGCGTACAAGCGCTTGGCGGCCAACATCGAAGATACGGTGGCGGAGATAAACTGGAAATACCAGAAAGACACGTGGAAACCGATAATATATCTAAAAGAACACACCGTACGCCAGACCATTGTGGCGCTTTTCCGGCTTGCCGATTTCTGTCTTGTCAGCTCGCTTCACGACGGGATGAACCTCGTTGCCAAGGAGTTTGTGGCCACCCGTAAGGATAACAAGGGCGTGCTGATTCTGAGCCGCTTCACCGGCGCCGCCGTGGAGCTGCGGGACGCGCTCCTGATAAATCCATTTGCCATTGACGACGTGGCCGATACCATTAAAAGGGCGCTGGAGATGTCGGAGAAAGAACAGGGCAGGAGGATGCGGAAGATGAGGCAGACCGTTAAAGAGAACAACATCTATAACTGGATCGGGAGCATTATTGAAGAAACCTCAAACCTGGGTAGATAG
- the moaC gene encoding cyclic pyranopterin monophosphate synthase MoaC — MSELTHFDESGASRMVDVSKKEVTDRVATAHASVTMRPETLRLILDKKAAKGDVLEVARVAGIMAAKRTGELIPMCHPLELNSVKIDYTNNGADTVEIHSEVRVRARTGVEMEALVAASVSALTIYDMCKSADRAMVIGDVHLVKKSGGKSGDFTFHA, encoded by the coding sequence ATGTCCGAACTCACCCATTTTGACGAATCGGGGGCGTCCAGGATGGTAGACGTGTCGAAAAAGGAGGTCACGGACCGTGTGGCCACCGCCCACGCCAGCGTTACCATGCGTCCCGAAACCCTCAGGCTGATACTGGACAAAAAGGCGGCCAAGGGAGACGTGCTTGAGGTGGCGAGGGTGGCGGGCATAATGGCGGCAAAGCGGACGGGTGAACTCATACCCATGTGCCACCCGCTGGAGCTTAACTCCGTTAAGATAGACTACACGAATAATGGAGCTGACACGGTTGAGATACATTCAGAGGTGCGGGTGAGGGCGCGCACGGGCGTTGAGATGGAGGCCCTGGTTGCCGCCAGCGTCTCGGCCCTTACCATATACGACATGTGCAAGTCCGCGGACAGGGCCATGGTCATAGGCGACGTTCATCTCGTGAAAAAATCAGGTGGCAAGAGTGGAGATTTTACCTTTCACGCCTGA
- a CDS encoding hydroxylamine oxidoreductase, whose translation MHRLREPRYFLSLAVLMFLGLCLYVAASEDTALAFWGKDEKAAAGESSVNTQEFFAKLREEALGPDDCGRVFPMGGLTATYTGPEKLFPAYGKYGKLFNFLPLIRWYDPAHYYNSEEYHPGSPVKGQFKNDECIVCHTIQTPGVVALWKRSKHAFPGFGKAEVGCDKCHGNDHQKLTMPDYNTCGKCHNDQMVGHRAGEVGSHAHAYSVGVLEASWQIEKPAEEVSACATCHAIVENRCDGCHTRHEFSAAEARKPNNCGVCHTGLDHYEYEMYNQSYHGMLYQANGSKWDWSKPMKPENYQSPSCAYCHMQGGDHNVMKASTIHSNMGTALVDRGAPQYTAKRDGWIKLCAGCHSPRFARDQMEAVDEAVKVSFTKYREAVGIVASLYEQGLLDPMPADLAPDWTGHFTFSYYPGGELRMHNTSDIERMNFELLVYVTNAVYKAMAHFAWYNATYGLGAFKQDRLLTQIKAEASRLRRFAAIEKELGIEHQAENFWKHGEYTDLLLGWKIKQKEAGKATPTKQ comes from the coding sequence ATGCACAGGTTGAGAGAGCCAAGGTATTTCTTAAGCCTCGCCGTTTTGATGTTTTTAGGGTTGTGCCTCTACGTGGCGGCGAGTGAAGACACCGCGCTTGCGTTCTGGGGCAAGGATGAGAAAGCGGCTGCGGGTGAGTCCAGCGTGAATACTCAAGAATTCTTTGCCAAGCTTAGAGAAGAGGCGCTCGGGCCAGACGACTGCGGCAGGGTATTCCCCATGGGCGGTCTTACGGCCACGTATACCGGCCCGGAGAAATTGTTCCCGGCATACGGGAAATACGGAAAACTATTCAACTTCTTACCGCTTATACGGTGGTACGACCCGGCCCATTACTATAATAGTGAGGAGTATCACCCCGGCAGTCCTGTCAAGGGGCAGTTTAAGAACGACGAATGTATCGTGTGCCACACCATACAGACGCCCGGCGTAGTAGCCCTGTGGAAGCGCAGCAAGCATGCCTTCCCTGGATTTGGAAAAGCGGAGGTGGGCTGTGATAAATGTCACGGTAACGACCACCAGAAGCTCACGATGCCCGACTATAACACCTGCGGCAAGTGTCACAATGATCAGATGGTGGGGCACAGGGCGGGCGAGGTAGGCTCACACGCGCATGCATACAGCGTGGGCGTGCTTGAGGCCTCCTGGCAGATAGAGAAACCGGCAGAGGAGGTCTCCGCGTGTGCCACCTGTCACGCCATCGTAGAGAACAGGTGTGACGGTTGTCACACCAGGCACGAATTCTCGGCGGCCGAGGCGCGAAAGCCGAACAACTGCGGTGTATGCCACACTGGGCTCGACCACTATGAGTACGAGATGTACAACCAGTCGTATCATGGAATGCTGTACCAGGCGAACGGCTCCAAGTGGGACTGGAGTAAGCCCATGAAACCCGAGAACTACCAGTCGCCGAGCTGTGCCTACTGCCACATGCAGGGGGGAGACCACAACGTGATGAAGGCGTCCACCATACATTCCAACATGGGTACAGCGCTGGTTGACAGGGGTGCCCCTCAGTACACGGCCAAACGTGACGGATGGATCAAGCTGTGCGCGGGATGTCACTCCCCGAGGTTTGCACGAGACCAGATGGAGGCAGTGGATGAGGCCGTTAAGGTCAGCTTTACCAAGTATCGTGAGGCCGTGGGTATAGTGGCCAGCCTGTATGAGCAGGGGCTTTTAGACCCCATGCCGGCCGACCTGGCCCCTGACTGGACGGGACACTTCACCTTCAGTTACTATCCTGGGGGAGAACTCCGCATGCACAACACCTCGGACATAGAGAGGATGAACTTTGAGCTCCTCGTATATGTTACCAACGCCGTGTACAAGGCGATGGCCCACTTTGCCTGGTACAATGCCACCTACGGGCTCGGGGCCTTTAAGCAGGACCGCTTGCTGACCCAGATAAAGGCGGAGGCAAGCCGGTTGAGGAGGTTTGCGGCCATAGAGAAGGAACTGGGTATAGAACACCAGGCGGAAAATTTTTGGAAACACGGGGAGTATACCGACCTGCTTCTGGGCTGGAAGATAAAGCAGAAAGAGGCGGGCAAAGCCACACCAACTAAACAGTAG
- a CDS encoding DUF5752 family protein has translation MTLKTASQPFRFYTRLNLVELTGRRAKNTAELLKQIEEVEDAVIYHHTHRFLQQYQYLSPEPPNDFAYWVREILDDPVLGELLQSINVCDYDSISALRKKIADTIRNHLASARKSSLKTAPEGGEFYFLKSRPFIFHTPYEARTLEEFLTYLQEVSIDSLYFHLFEARLRLGRSTNDFSFWLETSLGEAELAEKICRLDPYTHTLAGLKNRIVVMISKRLKEEDVTVGRDY, from the coding sequence ATGACGCTCAAGACGGCATCCCAACCCTTCAGGTTCTACACCCGTTTGAACCTGGTGGAACTCACGGGGAGACGGGCGAAGAACACCGCGGAACTTCTTAAACAGATAGAGGAGGTTGAGGATGCGGTAATCTATCATCACACCCACCGCTTCCTGCAGCAGTACCAGTACCTCTCGCCGGAACCGCCCAACGACTTCGCCTACTGGGTAAGGGAGATACTGGACGACCCCGTCCTCGGCGAACTCCTCCAGTCAATAAACGTCTGTGACTACGACAGCATCTCTGCGCTGCGAAAAAAAATCGCGGACACCATCAGGAACCACCTCGCTTCCGCCAGGAAGTCGTCTCTCAAGACAGCGCCCGAAGGCGGGGAGTTTTATTTCCTGAAATCGCGTCCGTTCATCTTCCACACGCCGTACGAGGCCCGGACGCTTGAAGAATTCTTGACATACCTGCAGGAAGTAAGTATTGACTCACTGTATTTCCACCTGTTTGAGGCGCGCCTGAGGCTGGGGCGCAGCACGAATGACTTCTCGTTCTGGCTGGAAACCAGCCTGGGCGAGGCTGAACTCGCGGAAAAGATATGCAGGTTAGACCCCTACACCCACACGCTGGCGGGACTAAAGAACAGGATTGTCGTCATGATATCTAAACGCCTTAAGGAGGAGGACGTGACGGTTGGCAGGGATTATTAG
- the otsB gene encoding trehalose-phosphatase: protein MKYLFDDWDKIAAAAGTSPHILLLLDYDGTTVPIQRAPEKARLDEETRQLLRKLSGHPKVTLGIISGRSISDIASMVGLNGLIYTGNHGLEILLPGKPVERLYDEETLQFIRNVQKELKEQLGDIKGVLIENKGPIMAIHYRMARGDTDEVVLKAVRGLVSKNPGLAMRQGKMVVEITPDIPFNKGMTVKWLLDNLFPEERPIVIFAGDDLTDEDAFAILDEGDVSIYVGPRPNHFSARYYTKDSSGIRRFLYELENVLNVP from the coding sequence TTGAAATACCTCTTCGACGACTGGGACAAAATAGCCGCGGCAGCCGGGACGTCTCCCCACATACTCCTGCTGCTCGATTACGACGGTACCACCGTCCCCATTCAAAGGGCCCCTGAGAAGGCGCGGCTGGACGAAGAGACACGTCAACTGCTCCGCAAGTTGTCCGGCCACCCAAAGGTCACGCTGGGTATAATCTCCGGCCGCTCCATAAGCGACATAGCTTCCATGGTCGGGCTGAATGGGTTAATCTACACGGGCAACCACGGCCTGGAGATATTGCTCCCTGGAAAACCCGTAGAAAGACTTTATGACGAGGAGACCCTTCAATTTATACGGAATGTACAGAAAGAACTGAAAGAACAACTGGGTGACATTAAAGGCGTGCTGATTGAAAATAAAGGGCCCATTATGGCCATACATTATCGCATGGCACGCGGGGATACGGATGAGGTAGTTTTAAAGGCGGTGCGAGGTCTCGTCTCTAAAAACCCCGGTCTGGCCATGAGGCAGGGCAAGATGGTGGTAGAAATAACCCCTGACATACCCTTCAATAAGGGTATGACCGTTAAATGGCTTCTGGATAATCTGTTTCCCGAGGAGAGACCCATTGTGATCTTTGCGGGCGACGACCTGACCGATGAAGACGCCTTCGCTATACTCGATGAAGGCGACGTCTCCATTTACGTGGGACCACGGCCAAACCATTTCTCTGCAAGATATTACACAAAAGACAGCAGTGGAATCAGGCGGTTTCTGTATGAGTTGGAGAATGTCTTAAACGTACCTTAA
- a CDS encoding glycosyltransferase translates to MAGIIRKYTDIVGESVIEELFILAERFGDRTVQNVNSTAVGGGVAEILNRMVPLLNELGVSTTWDVIKGGERFFEVTKKMHNALHACQVEFTPEDWDVFAETTEANVETMDITGDVVFIHDSQPIGLIKKRRENDNGSRWVWRCHVDFSSPDPVVWKFLKKFIEKYDASVFSAPQFSKPLKTRQALISPSIDPLSPKNRELKDSEISGVLERFNIDPELPIITQISRFDYLKDPVGVVEVYRIVKKNVDCQLILAGGGATDDPEGEAVLAQVREAAGDDPHIHVLLLPPASDIEINALQRASAVVLQKSLREGFGLTVAEALWKSRPVVASAVGGIPLQIAHEYSGLLSYTIEGTAFWVKQILQNPELGEKLGRNGREHIRNNFLITRHIREYLLLFHSLYHEEDVVHL, encoded by the coding sequence TTGGCAGGGATTATTAGAAAATACACTGACATCGTTGGTGAAAGCGTAATAGAGGAGCTCTTCATCCTTGCCGAGCGGTTCGGGGACCGCACGGTTCAGAACGTGAACTCTACCGCGGTGGGCGGCGGTGTGGCGGAGATACTTAACCGCATGGTGCCGCTCCTCAATGAACTGGGCGTTTCCACCACCTGGGACGTGATAAAGGGAGGTGAGCGTTTCTTTGAGGTAACCAAGAAGATGCACAATGCCCTCCACGCCTGTCAGGTCGAGTTTACCCCTGAAGACTGGGACGTGTTTGCCGAGACCACAGAGGCCAACGTCGAGACAATGGATATCACCGGCGACGTTGTGTTCATCCATGACTCCCAGCCCATCGGTCTCATAAAAAAGCGGCGGGAAAATGATAACGGTAGTAGATGGGTATGGCGTTGCCACGTGGATTTTTCCTCGCCCGACCCCGTGGTATGGAAGTTCTTGAAGAAATTTATAGAGAAGTATGACGCCTCCGTGTTCTCCGCGCCCCAGTTCTCAAAACCGCTGAAGACAAGGCAGGCACTCATATCTCCGTCTATCGACCCGTTGAGCCCCAAGAACAGGGAACTCAAAGATTCAGAGATAAGCGGTGTACTGGAGAGGTTTAATATAGACCCGGAACTCCCCATAATAACGCAGATATCGCGCTTTGATTACCTGAAAGACCCGGTGGGGGTGGTAGAGGTCTACCGCATAGTGAAAAAGAACGTCGACTGCCAGCTCATCCTTGCCGGCGGAGGCGCGACGGACGACCCGGAAGGCGAGGCGGTGCTGGCCCAGGTCAGGGAGGCGGCGGGCGATGACCCCCATATACACGTGCTGCTCCTGCCCCCCGCGTCGGACATTGAGATAAACGCCCTGCAGAGGGCGTCTGCCGTTGTGCTTCAGAAATCGCTCAGAGAGGGGTTTGGGCTCACCGTGGCCGAGGCCCTCTGGAAGTCCCGGCCAGTGGTAGCCAGCGCTGTGGGCGGTATCCCGCTTCAGATAGCCCACGAATACAGCGGCCTCTTGTCATATACCATTGAGGGCACCGCCTTCTGGGTCAAGCAGATATTGCAGAACCCCGAGTTAGGCGAGAAATTGGGCCGTAACGGCCGGGAACACATCAGAAACAATTTCCTCATCACCCGCCACATCCGCGAATATTTATTACTGTTCCACTCCCTCTACCACGAAGAGGATGTTGTTCATCTGTAG
- a CDS encoding EamA family transporter has translation MKTWFIYSVLTLVFWSAWSPMINYSTQALGNPLRVLLFEAAGFLVILLPLPLIMAYGTTTPSTRADVVAFGAGLFAALGTLAIIYAFKEGGRPEIIVPLIALSPALTVLWMWLFFEARVNLMQGVGISMAVVAAFILARYSP, from the coding sequence ATGAAAACTTGGTTCATTTATTCAGTACTGACGCTTGTGTTCTGGAGTGCGTGGTCGCCAATGATAAACTACTCCACACAGGCCCTGGGCAACCCTCTGCGTGTCTTGCTCTTTGAGGCGGCGGGGTTTCTGGTAATACTCTTGCCCCTACCGTTGATAATGGCCTACGGGACCACGACCCCTTCCACCAGGGCGGATGTGGTCGCCTTCGGTGCCGGGTTATTTGCAGCGCTGGGTACGCTGGCCATAATCTACGCGTTTAAGGAGGGAGGGAGACCTGAGATCATAGTGCCGCTTATCGCCCTCAGCCCGGCCCTTACGGTATTGTGGATGTGGCTCTTTTTTGAGGCCAGGGTGAACCTGATGCAGGGCGTTGGGATATCTATGGCCGTTGTGGCGGCGTTTATCCTTGCGAGGTACTCACCGTAG